A genome region from Oryzias latipes chromosome 2, ASM223467v1 includes the following:
- the LOC101162433 gene encoding POU domain, class 3, transcription factor 3-B: protein MATAASNPYLPSNSILSSGSIVHSDSGGGGMQPGSAAVTSGSGGYRGDPSVKMVQSDFMQGAMAASNGGHMLSHAHQWVTSLPHAAAAAAAAAVAAAEAGSPWSTSPVGMTGSPQQQDVKNPARDDLHTGTALHHRPPHLAPHHTHAGTWGSTTAAHINSISGGQQQQQSLIYSQPGGFTVNGMLSPGGQTLVHPGLVRGDTPDLEHGSHHHHHHHQHPHHQHHGGVNSHDPHSDDDTPTSDDLEQFAKQFKQRRIKLGFTQADVGLALGTLYGNVFSQTTICRFEALQLSFKNMCKLKPLLNKWLEEADSSTGSPTSIDKIAAQGRKRKKRTSIEVSVKGALESHFLKCPKPSAQEISTLADNLQLEKEVVRVWFCNRRQKEKRMTPPGVAQTPEDVYSQVGNGHFLVDYLKDASEASDQRVTTTSSFHQVILAH, encoded by the exons ATGGCCACCGCCGCGTCCAATCCTTATCTACCCAGCAATAGCATCTTATCGTCCGGCTCCATCGTGCACTCTGACTCCGGAGGTGGGGGCATGCAGCCGGGCAGCGCTGCGGTTACTTCTGGGTCCGGGGGCTACAGAGGAGACCCCTCGGTTAAGATGGTGCAGAGTGACTTTATGCAGGGGGCCATGGCAGCGAGCAACGGGGGACACATGCTGAGCCATGCCCACCAGTGGGTGACGTCGCTGCCGCACGCCGCGGCGGCGGCTGCTGCAGCCGCGGTTGCTGCAGCTGAAGCCGGCTCGCCCTGGTCGACGAGCCCCGTGGGGATGACGGGCAGCCCGCAGCAGCAGGACGTGAAAAACCCCGCCAGAGACGATCTGCACACGGGCACCGCTCTGCACCACAGGCCGCCTCATTTAGCGCCCCATCACACTCACGCCGGCACGTGGGGGAGCACCACCGCGGCGCACATCAACTCCATCTCCGgcgggcagcagcagcagcagtcgcTTATCTACTCCCAGCCCGGGGGGTTCACTGTGAACGGCATGCTGAGTCCGGGTGGGCAGACCTTGGTGCACCCGGGACTGGTGAGGGGCGACACCCCGGATCTGGAACACGGCAGccaccaccatcaccatcaCCACCAGCACCCGCACCACCAGCACCACGGAGGGGTCAACAGCCACGACCCCCACTCGGACGACGACACGCCGACCTCGGATGACCTGGAACAGTTCGCCAAGCAGTTTAAGCAGCGGCGGATCAAGTTGGGCTTCACGCAGGCGGACGTGGGCCTGGCGCTGGGCACCCTGTACGGGAACGTTTTCTCTCAGACCACCATCTGCAGGTTTGAGGCGCTGCAGCTGAGCTTCAAGAACATGTGCAAACTTAAGCCTCTGCTGAACAAGTGGCTGGAGGAGGCCGACTCCTCCACGGGGAGTCCCACGAGCATCGACAAGATCGCAGCGCAAGGGAGGAAGCGCAAAAAGCGCACGTCCATCGAGGTGAGCGTGAAGGGGGCTCTGGAGAGCCACTTCCTGAAATGCCCCAAACCTTCCGCGCAGGAGATCAGCACGCTGGCGGACAACCTGCAGCTGGAGAAGGAGGTGGTCAGAGTGTGGTTTTGCAATAGGAGACAGAAGGAAAAGCGGATGACGCCTCCAGGAGTGGCGCAGACGCCGGAGGATGTGTACTCTCAGGTCGGCAAT gggCATTTTTTAGTAGATTACTTAAAAGATGCAAGTGAAGCGAGCGACCAGAGGGTGACAACCACAAGTTCATTCCACCAGGTGATTCTGGCGCATTGA